The Prevotella melaninogenica region GGTAGAAACTCCTAAAGAAAAGCCTACTGAAGATAGAAGTCTGAATCTGTTTGATTTCTGATTTTATAGCTTTATTACCGCAGTAATCCTTGCTTAGCATCACTAAAAAAGAAAAAGCGACATTAATAATTGTCGTTATTCATTTTTATTTGTATATTTGCAGTCATATTAATTTTTTGATAATAAGTTATGGCGCAAACTGATAATCATCTCGTCATTATGGCAGGTGGCGTAGGAGGTAGATTCTGGCCGATGAGTACAGCAGACTGTCCTAAGCAGTTTATTGATGTCTTAGGAGTAGGTAGATCACTCATCCAGCTGACCTATGATCGCTTTGCAGGTGTTGTTCCTTCTGACAATATGTGGGTTGTCACGAACCAAAAGTATGTCTCTTTAGTTCATGAACAGCTCCCAGAGATACCTCTGAATCATATCTTGAGCGAGCCTTGCCGTCGTAATACAGCACCTTGTATTGCATACGTGAGCTGGCGTATCAAGAAAGAGAACCCAAAGGCTAATATCGTGGTGTCACCAAGTGATCATATTGTGACCAATGAAGCGGAATTCAAACGTGTCATTTCTAACTGTTTGAAGTTTACTGCAGAAACGGATGCTGTGGTTACTTTGGGTATGAAACCAACACGTCCAGAGACGGGTTATGGCTATATACAAGCCGATCTTTCAACAGCTTCAGCGCGTAATCGCGAGATTTATCGTGTTGATCAGTTCCGTGAGAAGCCTGATTTACCAACTGCAGAACAATATATCAAGCAGAATAACTTCTTCTGGAATGCAGGAATCTTCATCTGGAGTGCCTCTACTATTGTCAATGCTTTCCGTATTTATCAGCCAAGTATAGCAAGAATTTTCGAGCGTATCATGGATGTATTGGATACTGCGGATGAACAGCGTGTGATTGATGAGGTTTATCCAGAGTGTGAGAATATCTCTGTTGATTATGCTATTATGGAAAAGGCTGAAGAGATATTTGTATGCCCTGCAGACTTTGGATGGAGTGATTTAGGAACTTGGGGCTCGTTGCTTGCTCAGACACAGCATGATATTTACGGTAATGCTGTTATTGGTAATGATGTTCATCTGTTTGATAGTAAGAACTGTATTGTACATACAACGGAGGAACGTAAGGTTGTTATTCAGGGGCTTGATGGCTATATTGTAGCTGAGCAGGATGGTAAATTGCTTATTTGTCGCCTTTCTGAAGAACAGCGTCTGAAGCAGTTTACAGGAGAAGGATAGGCTTATTCAATTCGAATTCGTAAATTAAAAGCTTGCGTAGGTACTTGTTTTATAAACGAGACCTACGCATATCTCTTTTATAACAAGAGGGCTATGTGAGATGTACTAATAGCTTGTTTAACGATTAAGAAGGCTGTTGTCTGATTGAGTTAACCAACTTTTCGTTCTCTTTCTGAGGTTCGTTTGTACTGTGTTAGGTCCCCGTACCATTGGTGTTCACCCTCCGCACGCCTCGTGCGAAGCCTTCGCACAGTATTTGCCAAGGATAGTAAGGATGTTAATTGACCTTATCTTATATAATAAGACTTTATTGATTAAGATAAAAGGAAGTCATTGTTAGACGGCTTAAAACCAAATATTCATGGTTATGAAACTAAAACTCAAGCATATTTTATTCTTTGTATTCTGTTTCCCATTTACGCTTTTTGCACAAGCTCAACAGCTTGTCAGACTCAATCCACAGCATTACTTTCAGCGTACAGTTCCTAAAGGAAACTATAGTGGGTTGACATGGTTGGGTGGTGATCGTTATGCAGTGGTTTCTGATAAGATGTCTGAAAGTGGCTTCTTTCGCTTTCGTATACAGATAGATTCTGTTAGTGGAGATATTAAAGACGTTGTGAATGAGGGCTTCCAATCATCGGGCGAGTTGAATAAGGATGAAGAGGGCATAGCTTTCTTTCCTAAGGACAGCACGTTGTTCATATCCCGTGAAGCAGATAATAGTATCTTAGAATATGGAATGAATGGTAAACTGACGGGGCGGAAGCTTGCTATTCCCTCCGTTTTCAGTACGGCTACACCGGCTTATAGTTTTGAAGCACTAACTTACAATGCCCATACGCATCGTTTTTGGACGACTTCTGAAAGTACGTTGAAGATAGATGGAGAACAAGCTAATGCAAAGAATCAAGTGAAGAATAGACTTCGTTTTCAAAGTTTTGATGACTCCTTTGTTCCTCAAGAACAGTATGCTTATTTGATGGATGCTGCGGAGATTCATCCTTCTGTGTCTAATTATGCAATGGGTGTACCAGCAATGGCAGCCTTAGATGATGGAAAATTACTTGTTTTAGAGCGTGAATTCGTGGTAACCTCAAGTAAAATTGGTTCGTTTGTAGAGAATAAGATTTATTGTGTTGACCCTTCGAAGTCTATGACTATCAGTCAAGAAAAAGCACTTGATACGGATAGTCCGTATATGCAGAAGACTTTGATTGCAACGTGGAAAACCTCCTTAGGACTGCTTCGTCAGAATCTTGCTAACTATGAGGGTATGTGTCTTGGCCCCCGCCTTGCAGACGGAAGTCAAGTTGTAGTACTTTGTGCTGACAGCCAAGACCAATATGGTGGTGTTCTTCGTGACTGGTTTCGTACGATTATTATTCGATGAATCCTATTCAACTTTGTGCTGCTTTTATTTCATCTTCTTATGAAGTTTGCGCAAAGCCTTGTCACGAATCTGGCGTACACGTTCGCGTTTTAATCCCATATCCTCCGCAATCTCTGCCATCGTATAGTGTGCTCCAGTCAATCCATAGATATAAGTGATGACCCTTTTTTCACGTTCATCAAGTACATCTAATCCTTTTTGGATTTCATTGCTGAGTATTTCTTGGTTAAGATGTTCGTCAGCATGCTTGGCATTTTCATTCTCAAGGATATGCTGAAGTGTGAAGTTATTGTTGCTACCTACTGGTACAGGCTGGTCAATAGAGATAGCATGTGAACGCTTCTGTTCAAATCTACTTGTCTCGTTCTTAGGAAGTTTATAGAGTGTTGCTTGCTCTTTGATAGCCTCTTCCATAGCTTTACGGATGTAAGGAGCCGCAAAGACAACAAAGCGTACACCTTTTGAACCATCAAACTTCTGTGCGGCATACATCATACCAATATTTCCTTCACTGATAAGGTCGTCTTCACCCAATCCTCGGTTATGGTATTGATGAGCCAATGAAACAACAAACTTCAAGTTAGCCTTGGTCAACTTCTCCAAAGCTCTTGCGTCACCAACCTTTATCTTCTCTGCTAAATCCTGCTCTTCTTTATCTGAAAGAAGCTGCTCGTTAGCTATATCTTCTATGTATTTCTCGTTTGAAGTCATAAAAAAGTGTTGTGGTAGAATATTATTATATAGGGTTATACCTGCTGTGAATGGTTCTTGTTGTTCTTCTTTTTCTTGACATACCACTTAACAAGGAAGTAAAAACAAACAACAATTACCAAGAAGATAAGACCAAACTTAATATACTCTCCATACTCTAAAATCTTCTCTTGGAGCTGATCTTCTGGTACAAAAGAGTGCATGTAATGTCCTAAAAGTGCAAGAATAGTGTGCCATGAGGCTGCACCTATAGTAGTATAAAGCAAGAACTTCCAGTAGCTCATCTTCGCCAATCCTGCTGGAATGGAGATAAGATGGCGAATACCTGGCAAGAGACGGCCAGTGATTGTAGCCACCATACCATGCTCATCGAAGTATCGTTCGCTCTTTTCAACTTTCTCTTGATTCAATAAACACAAGTGTCCCCACTTACTATTGGCAAACTTATAGATGATAGGGCGACCAAGATACCATCCTGCAAGATAGTTAATAGTTGCACCAACGTCTGCTCCTAAAGTGGAGAAAAGAATTACCAACCATATATCAAGGTTGCCTGCGGCAGCATGATAGGCAGCTGGGGCAACAACTAATTCTGATGGTACAGGGATAACCGTACTTTCAAGAAGCATCAAAATAAAGATGGTGCCATAGTTGAGATGTCCGAGCATGGATGTGATAAAACTCATAATGATATGTTATTAATTATAATTCTGTTTGTTATAAAATACGAATATTGGGGTAGTCTTGTGGGCTTGTTCCTTCTGGATAGAGGTCTGATAGTACCTCTATACTCTCCTCTGGATTCCTTTCAACGGCTTGTCGCAAGTATATATTGAACTCCTTTTTTAGCTTTAATTCATAACAACAGCGTGCGAGGTATGCGAAGCCGATGTCCCAGTCGTCATCCATTTCAGGCAATAACGTACTAAAGATGTTGTAAGCATATTCGACATATCCATTGTCAAAGGTCGAAATACCAATGTGGATGAGTGTCAGACTCTTGCTCTGTGTTTCTGCTAAAGCCAAATGATAATATCGTTGCGCTTCTGAAGCATTGCCCTGCATGAGATGTATATGTCCGATAGTAACATCAACGACAGTTGTATCTTGATTATGGCAGAGTTTCTTATAACGCTCGTAGTACTTCAGAGATTCCTCATAATTCCCAAGTGTAAAGAGTCCGTTGGCCTTGTTGAGGATAGCTTCTTCATCATCAGGGTTGATAGCTATGGAGTATTCACTTGATGTGATTGAATCCTTTATGTCATTCCTTAAAAGCTGATTCTGGGCTAACTGATTCCAATAAGGACCAGAATAAGGGTTGGTATCAAGTAACTCATTGAGAATGGATTCACTCTCTTTATACTTCCCACGGCTCTTGAGAAGACGCGCACGAAGTTCCTTATAATCGTTATCTTCTGTCTTTGTTGAGCGGCTCAACCATTTCTCTACATATTCATTTTCTTCATAATCGGAAAAGAGAGCAGCAACATCAAGGACATAATCCTCGCGGTCTTCTTGTGAGATAACCTCGTCATACTGATTTTGAAGGAAGTCATCTGCTTCGTCTGCCTTATTATCAACAATCATAATTTCAGCCTTAAGATAGAGATAATCTAAGTCACTCTTATCAACAATCATCTCTGCAATCTCGTTAGCAAGCTCTGGGTCTTCGTCGATGAATAATGCTAAACGTGCCTTGAAAGCAAGTGGAGTAGTGGCTGTTGGATACAAGCGGGTGGCATAATCGATAGCGTCTAAAGCATTGTTATCCTCACCAATATAGTGGTAATATTCAGCAACATCAGTCAGTTCCTCTGGGTCGAGGAACTCGCTGATGTTGTCTTTTTGCAGTTCCTCATATCTATGAAGGACTTGCTTGAATTTATCACTCTGATAGTATATATCCAAATCTTACTTTACTTTAGTTATGCTTTGGCCTTCTTTGCCCAAGTATCTTTCAAGCCAACAGTCTTATTAAACACGAGGTGGTCAGCTGTTGTATCTGGGTCAAGCATGAAGTAACCAGTACGCTGGAACTGTAGGTAATCACCCGGTTTCTTCTCAGCGAGATACTGTTCAACGTAGCACTCTGTGTGTACAGTAAGGCTTTCTGGATTGAGAAGCTCACGGAAATCACGCTCATCAGCAGCAGGATTCTCTACGTTGAACAAGCGGTCGTACTCACGTACCTCTGCCTTTAAGCAGTGGTCAGCGCTAACCCAGTGGAGAGTACCTTTCACCTTACGGTCAGCACCCTGCATACCACTCTTGCTGTCAGCATCATATTCTGCTTGAATCTCAATGATATTGCCCTCAGCATCCTTAGTACAACCAGTACACTTAACGATGTAAGCGTTCTTCAATCTCACTTCCTTACCTGGAGACATACGGAAGAATTTCTTTGGAGCATCCTCCATAAAGTCAGCACGTTCAATCCAAAGATTCTTTGAGAAGGTGATAGTGTGTGAACCATCTGCCTCATTCTCTGGGTTGTTAATAGCCTCCATCTCCTCAGTCTTTCCTTCTGGATAGTTGGTAATAACAAGTTTTACAGGGTCGAGAACAGCGCTAACACGTGTAGCCTTCTTGTTCAAGTCGTCACGTACAGCAGCCTCCAACAACGCTACATCATTGAGTGCATCGAACTTAGTATAGCCAATAGAGTCGATGAAGTTACGGATAGACTCTGGAGAGTAACCACGACGACGCATACCACAGAGTGTCGGCATTCGTGGATCATCCCATCCCTTGACGTGATGTTCATCAACCAATGTATGAAGTTTACGCTTTGACATTACTGTATAAGTAAGGTTCAAGCGGTTGAACTCTATCTGTCGTGGGCGGTTATCTGATAGGTTGTCATCGGTGCCATCACTTTCTTTTAAGAAGTCAATAAACTTATCATAGAGAGGACGGTGAGGCACAAACTCGAGTGTACAGATAGAGTGGGTAACACCCTCAAAGTAGTCACTCTGTCCGTGTGCAAAGTCATACATTGGGTAACAATGCCACTTTGTACCTGTGCGATGATGTGGAATCTGAATGATTCGATATATGATTGGATCACGGAAATGCATGTTAGGATTAGCCATATCGAGCTTTGCACGAAGTACCATGCTTCCCTCAACAGCCTCTGGTGTGTTCATCTGCTCAAACAAAGCAAGGCTTTCCTCGATAGGACGATCACGGTATGGTGATGCTGTACCAGGCGTTGTTGGTGTACCTTTCTGTGTTGCAATCTGCTCAGAAGTCTGCTCGTCAACATATGCCAAGCCCTTCTTAATCATCCAAACAGCAAAGTCCCATAACTTCTCAAAGTAATCACTTGCATAATAAATGTTACCCCATTTGAAGCCAAGCCAGCTAATATCATGAAGGATATTCTCTACATATTCGTTGTTCTCCTTGCTTGGGTTTGTATCATCAAAACGAAGATTACAAATTCCCTTATAGTTTTCAGCTACACCAAAGTCCATGCAAATCGCTTTCGCATGACCAATATGAAGATAGCCATTTGGCTCTGGTGGGAAACGTGTCTGAATACGTCCTCCGTTCTTACCCTTTGCGAGGTCTTCCTCTACCAGTTGTTCTACGAAGCTCAAGCTACGCTTCTCCTCATTGGTGTTGTTCTCTATCGTAGTCATATTTTCCTATTTATTATTATGCTGCAAAGTTACTCATTTTTTCTTGTTTATGATGCACTTTGTTCTAAATAATAATGTATATTCTTTTATGCAGTTTGAATTTAGTCATGCAAAATACTTCCCGAGTAATGTTTTATAATGTTTTATACATTTTCCGTAACGAAATAAAACGATTTTTCTTTATCTTTTTAAAGTGTTTAATAAAAGTGAATCTGAATGGCTTTCAGCGATAGGTGTATGTGTGATAACAAATGTTTCATTATTAATAAAAAAGTTGTATAAAAGTTTGCACATATAAAAATAATGCCCTATCTTTGCAAACGTTATCCTGAATACAATCTTTTTACCTTAAAGAAACTAATACCTATTGAGATTGAATGCCCATCGCTGTGAAGCGTAGGGCATTTTTATTTTTAGTAACTTTTTGGTTCTGTAATTTTGTTTACAGTATTTTGTAGATTCGTTTTAGGTTTCTTAGACAAAGTCTTATATTTTTCTTTATAGTTCTTTTAAGCGGTTCTCTGATTTATACTTAGGTGTGATTGTGACTATTCAAAGTATATTTTAACGCTTCGTTCCAACCTTTTATTATTCATTTTGTTGTAGAATTGTAACTGACAAGAAAAAAAAGATATTCGGAAACAACACAAAAACAAGAATTCCTGAAACATTGTGGACTAATGACCGATTTGGTTTTAATCCACCTACCTAATTGTTTGTATTTTTTTCAATATTCCCTTATCATCTTGTAGTTTGTCATATAGATATTGTAACTTTGCATAAAACTTAATTAGAATGAAGAATATATTAAAAGAACTACAACGTAAGGACCACCCACGTGTGTTGGGTGCCTTAGATATATTTAAATTTATTGGTCCCGGTTTGTTGGTGACCGTAGGCTTTATCGACCCAGGAAACTGGGCAAGTAACTTTGCTGCTGGTTCAGAGTATGGCTATGCATTGTTATGGGTAGTAACCCTTTCAACAATTATGCTTATAGCTTTACAGCATAATGTTGCTCATCTTGGAATTGTGACAGGACTTTGTCTCAGTGAGGCAGCAGTTAAGTATGCACCTAAATGGATAGGTCGTCCTATCATCTTGAGTGCAATTCTTGCCAGTATCTCTACCTCTTTAGCAGAGATTCTTGGTGGTGCGATTGCGCTACAAATGCTCTTTGGCATTAGTATTCCTACAGGCTCTGTCTTAACAACAGTGGCTGTGTTGATAATGCTTTTTACGAATAGCTATAAGAAGATGGAACGTGCCATCATTGGCTTTGTGTCAATGATAGGTCTTTCGTTTGTTTATGAACTCTTTCTCGTTGATATTCATTGGCCTGCAGCTATTGAGGGAGCATTCGTTCCAACAGTCCCACAAGGTTCTCTCTTGATTATCATGAGTGTGTTGGGAGCGGTTGTGATGCCTCATAATCTTTTCCTTCACTCTGAGATTGTACAGAGTCGCGAGATCTATTTGGAGGGTGACGAACGTATCCGTCACATGTTAAAGTATGAGTTTGTCGACACACTTTTCTCAATGATTGTGGGTTGGGCTATCAACTCTGCGATGATTCTCTTGGCAGCAAGTACGTTCTTCTCTCATGGTCAGCATGTTGATGAACTGTCTCAGGCGCAAGCAATGCTACAGCCACTTTTGGGTAATAATGCTGCGAATATATTTGCTATTGCCTTACTTTTAGCGGGTATTTCAAGTACGATAACCAGTGGAATGGCTGCGGGTAGTATCTTCTCTGGACTTTTTGGTGAGTCATATAATGCAAAAGATACGCACTCTATTGCTGGAATTGTCCTCTCATTAGGTATTGCCCTTCTGATGATATTCTTTATTGGTGACCCATTTAAGGGATTGATTATCTCACAGATGTTCCTTTCTGTCCAACTTCCTTTCACCGTTTTCTTACAAGTCGGTCTGACATCTTCCAAGCGTGTGATGGGTAAGTATGCCAATAGTAAGTTGAATATGGTCTTCCTTTACTCGTTAGCGGGCATCGTCACCTTACTTAATATATGGCTCTTGATAGAGAGTATATCATAGTGGTGATGTCTTGCGAGGTGGAATATTGTAAAATAAATTCACATCTTAAAAATGAATAGATGCTTAATTGCGTTCCAATTGGGCGTTAATTGAGGTCCAAAAGGGCGTTAATTGCCATGCAACTAACGCCCTTTTGCAATGCAATTAAGCACCTTTTATGATGTGCTTTTGCAACTCTTTGATGCCCTGATGGTTATGAATGCAGTCTTTTTTGATGTTTCCAAGGTAGAAGAAGTTTCTTTCCTCTCTTTTTGTGTAATGATTTTTCAAATCAGCTATAAGCGTTTTACTCCTATAAAAACCAACTTCTAAGGATTAATCCCACATTACATAATATAAAGAAGACGGGAATGATACAACCATACCATTCCCGTCTTTTATGTTATTTGCTATTAATCTTAGATAGACTTATAGCCGTTCGTACTGTTATGTGCAAGCAAGTCTTTCAGATTTAGCTCTCTGCCACCATGTGCTTCGTAAGCTTCTCTCATTTCTTCCTCGCCCTCAGCCTCTTCTTCAGAGTGAACGAATGTAACGCACTTGTCTTTAAGTTCTGCAACTACCCAGCCAATCAGTGCGATGATTAGCAGTGCAATCAGTCCTGTCATTGGAGTTATCATAATTGATTTGTTTTTTATTTCTGATGCAAAATTACATTAAGTTTCGGAAAGGACCAAATAATCTGTTAGTTTTTAGTAACTTTGCAGTATTAAACGTGAGAAGTAAGAGGTATAGATTTATAGTATTCTTGATTATAATACTTATTTTTATTCCTGTTCAATCTGTTTATAGTACTAATGATAAGGAAGTTCTAAACATAATATATTAATGAAGAAGATCTTTTTATGTTCATATTTTGCTGAGGTTGCTTCAATTTTATCCGAATCTGTTTCAGTTCCGTTGAGAGGCAAGACAGTAGCATTTATCCCTACAGCAAGCATTCATGAAGCGTATACACAATATGTGGAAGAAGCCAGAGTGGCATTTGATTCTCTTGGACTTATTGTTAAGGAATTAGAAATTACTCAATGTAGTAAGAATGAAATAGAAGAGGTCTTGACAAGCTGCGACTGTATCTATGTATCGGGTGGCAATACGTTTTTTCTCTTGCAGGAATTGAGGAGAACTGGGATTGACAGGTGTATCATAGAGCAGGTGGAGCAAGGAAAACTATATATTGGGGAATCTGCTGGAGCGATGATACTTGCTCCCAACATTGAATATGCAAAGGGTATGGATGACTGTTATTCGCGGGTGTCAGGAATGGAGGATTTTGTTGGTCTTGGACTTGTTGGATTCTATCCTGTCGTACATTTCGATAGTTTTCCTTTTGAAAAGGCTGCACGGGAAGTTGTCAACAAGAATAGCCATCTTCCCTTGAAGATTATTACAAATCAGCAAGCTATTGCTGTTGTGGGAAATAATATCGTAATAAAAGAAAGAAAATAATTTTTATTGGCTGAGATAATTGGCTGAGCTGTTTATTTTATGCTGTACTATACTATAAAAGGATGACAAGAAAAGAAAGATATGATTATGCACTGAGTTATTTTCGCAAGAATGTTGGGCATGTTTCGACTGAGCTAAATTTTGGTTCGGCATTCCAACTTCTTTGTGCGACACTCCTTTCTGCTCAGTGTACGGATAAGCGAATCAATGCGATAACACCAGAATTGTTCCGTCATTATCCAGATGCAAAGGCGATGGCAGAGGCTACAGCCGATGAGATATTTGAGTATGTGAAGAGTGTTTCTTACCCCAATTCAAAGGCAAAACATTTAGTTGAGATGTCGAAGATGTTGGTTGAGAAATTTGATGGTGAGGTGCCTTCTGATCCTAATGCCCTCGTTACGCTGCCTGGAGTAGGGCGTAAGACGGCAAATGTTATTCAAGCAGTGTGGTTTGGTAAGCCAACACTTGCTGTCGATACGCATGTCTACCGTGTCAGTCATCGTTTGGGGCTGGTTCCTTCAACAGCTAACACGCCTCGTAAGGTTGAGGATTATCTGATGAAGAATATCCCTACAGAGGAGGTCTCGGATGCCCACCATTGGATATTGCTTCATGGACGTTATGTTTGCAAGAGTGCTAAGCCTGATTGTGAGCATTGTCCTTTTGATAGTATTTGCCCAAAGCTGTTAGAGAATAGTAAGTTGTAGGATAGGATAGTTGACGAGTTAACGAGTTTACAAGTTAACGAGTTAATTGATGGTAGGTTTATAGTTGACGGTTGACGAGTTAACAAGTGAATGAATTGATAGTGTAAAATTAAACAAGATAAAACGCAAAAGATTATGAATACAAAGAAGATAATACACTTCTTGAAAGGTATTGCTGCGAACAATAATAAGCAATGGTTTCAGGAGCATAAGGCTGAATACGATGAGGTGAAGGCTGATTTTGAGAACGGAGTTGACCAAATAATATCTTGTTTGGCAACCTTTGATGATGAGGTTTCACACTTGACGGCAAAGGATTGTACCTATCGTTTTTATCGTGATATACGTTTCTCACCTGATAAGAGTCCGTATAAACGTCACTTGGGTGCATACATCTGTGCACGTGGTAGAAAGGCTTTGCGTGGTGGTTATTATATACATCTTCAGCCAGGCAACTGCTTGGTTGCTGTGGGATGCTATTGGTTGCCTACGAATATATTGACTTCATGTCGCAATGAAATCATGGCAAACATTGATGAATGGCTCAAGCATGTAGAGAATGAGGAGTTTATCGATTTGTTTGGACGACCTAATGAAGGTGAATGGACCGACGATAAAGTCAGTAAGAGAGGCTTTGGACTTGCAGCTTTAAAGACTGTTCCAAAGGGATTCCCAAAAGATTATGAGCATCTTCAGTATCTTCGAATGAAGGATTATTGCTGTTGGGTGTCTGTGCCCGATGACTTCTTCGAGGGCGATGGCTGGATTGAGCAGTTAGAACATATCTGTAAGACAGGTAAGCCTATGATGGACTTTATTAATAATGTGGTAGATGATTATGAATAAAAACAAATAAGAGGGTGTGTCAAAATGCAAATATCATTTTGATGATCTTACAGTTTGAAACAATCCAATAAAAAATGACCATTTCTATACTCGATTTTGAGTAAAGAAATGGTCTTTTCTTTGCCTTTAGAAGAATCCTACTTATAGATTGAAAGTTGTCAAGTTATTAATTTGCATTTTGACACACCCTCTTATTTTTATATGTACTAAAACGCTTTGGCTAATGAACCCATTAGTCAAAGAGATAATAGATTACTTCTTTCTCAACTCTTCAAGACTTGCCTTCAAAGCGGCAATCTTCTCTTCAGAGTCACTCTGCTTCTTGCGCTCACGTTCGATAACAGCTTCAGGTGCATTTGCTACGAACTTCTCGTTTGAGAGTTTCTTCTTGATACCTGTGAGGAAACCTTCAAGATGCTTGAGCTCCTTCTCCTGCTTCTCAATCTCAGCTGCAACGTCAATCAAGTCGCCCACTGGTACAGCGAAACTATCGGTACCAACCATGAAACCTGATGCGTCACCACTCTTCTCAGTTACCACTTCAATAGCCTTCAAGTTAGCCATCTTAATGATTACACTGTTGTAAGCCTCGTAGTTGTTCTGACCGATTACGTTCAAGTCGAGCTCAACCTTTGGAGCAATGTTCTTCTGGTTGCGTACGGCTCTTACACCGCTGACAATCGCCTTAACCTGCTCAATAGCCTCGATGAGCTTTAATTCCTCCTTGCTTGGTGCATCAAGTTTGAGTTCGTCACGCATGATGCTCTCGTTATCCTTGCGCTCATAGATGTGCTGCCACAACTCCTCAGTAATGAAAGGCATGAATGGATGCAACATCTTCAAGAGTGAATTGAAGAATTTAAGGGTTGCTTCGTAGGTGAGCTTGTCGATTGGTTTGCCGTATTCTGGCTTAATCATCTCCAAGTACCAGCTTGAGAACTCGTCCCAGAAGAGGCGGTAAACAGTCATCAAAGCTTCTGAAATACGATAGCTCTTGAACTGCTCGTTCATCTCAGCATTTACTTCCTTCAACTTCGCTTCGAACCATTCAACAGCAATCTTGTTTGCCAATGGCTGCTCAGCATCAGTTGTCTCCCAACCTTGAACGAGGCGGAAGGCATTCCAAATCTTATTGTTGAAGTTACGTCCTTGTTCGCAAAGTGTCTCGTCGAAGAGGATGTCATTACCTGCAGGTGCAGAGAGCATCATACCCATACGAACACCATCAGCACCATACTTCTCGATGAGCATGATCGGGTCTGGTGAGTTACCAAGACTCTTACTCATCTTACGTCCGAGCTTATCACGTACAATACCTGTGAAGTAGACATGCTTGAATGGGAACTTACCACGATACTCATAGCCTGCCATAATCATACGTGCTACCCAGAAGAAGATAATGTCTGGACCAGTAACAAGGTCGCTGGTAGGGTAGTAGTAGTTGATTTCTTCGTTGTCAGGGTTGTTGATTCCATCGAAGACAGAGATTGGCCACAACCAACTTGAGAACCAAGTATCCATGCAATCGCTCTCTTGTTCAAGGTCGGCAGCTGTTACAGAAGGATTAATCTCCTGTGCCAACTTCAATGCTTCTTCAGTAGTTTCTGCCAC contains the following coding sequences:
- a CDS encoding glutamine--tRNA ligase/YqeY domain fusion protein, whose protein sequence is MTTIENNTNEEKRSLSFVEQLVEEDLAKGKNGGRIQTRFPPEPNGYLHIGHAKAICMDFGVAENYKGICNLRFDDTNPSKENNEYVENILHDISWLGFKWGNIYYASDYFEKLWDFAVWMIKKGLAYVDEQTSEQIATQKGTPTTPGTASPYRDRPIEESLALFEQMNTPEAVEGSMVLRAKLDMANPNMHFRDPIIYRIIQIPHHRTGTKWHCYPMYDFAHGQSDYFEGVTHSICTLEFVPHRPLYDKFIDFLKESDGTDDNLSDNRPRQIEFNRLNLTYTVMSKRKLHTLVDEHHVKGWDDPRMPTLCGMRRRGYSPESIRNFIDSIGYTKFDALNDVALLEAAVRDDLNKKATRVSAVLDPVKLVITNYPEGKTEEMEAINNPENEADGSHTITFSKNLWIERADFMEDAPKKFFRMSPGKEVRLKNAYIVKCTGCTKDAEGNIIEIQAEYDADSKSGMQGADRKVKGTLHWVSADHCLKAEVREYDRLFNVENPAADERDFRELLNPESLTVHTECYVEQYLAEKKPGDYLQFQRTGYFMLDPDTTADHLVFNKTVGLKDTWAKKAKA
- a CDS encoding Nramp family divalent metal transporter; translation: MKNILKELQRKDHPRVLGALDIFKFIGPGLLVTVGFIDPGNWASNFAAGSEYGYALLWVVTLSTIMLIALQHNVAHLGIVTGLCLSEAAVKYAPKWIGRPIILSAILASISTSLAEILGGAIALQMLFGISIPTGSVLTTVAVLIMLFTNSYKKMERAIIGFVSMIGLSFVYELFLVDIHWPAAIEGAFVPTVPQGSLLIIMSVLGAVVMPHNLFLHSEIVQSREIYLEGDERIRHMLKYEFVDTLFSMIVGWAINSAMILLAASTFFSHGQHVDELSQAQAMLQPLLGNNAANIFAIALLLAGISSTITSGMAAGSIFSGLFGESYNAKDTHSIAGIVLSLGIALLMIFFIGDPFKGLIISQMFLSVQLPFTVFLQVGLTSSKRVMGKYANSKLNMVFLYSLAGIVTLLNIWLLIESIS
- a CDS encoding Type 1 glutamine amidotransferase-like domain-containing protein encodes the protein MKKIFLCSYFAEVASILSESVSVPLRGKTVAFIPTASIHEAYTQYVEEARVAFDSLGLIVKELEITQCSKNEIEEVLTSCDCIYVSGGNTFFLLQELRRTGIDRCIIEQVEQGKLYIGESAGAMILAPNIEYAKGMDDCYSRVSGMEDFVGLGLVGFYPVVHFDSFPFEKAAREVVNKNSHLPLKIITNQQAIAVVGNNIVIKERK
- the nth gene encoding endonuclease III, which gives rise to MTRKERYDYALSYFRKNVGHVSTELNFGSAFQLLCATLLSAQCTDKRINAITPELFRHYPDAKAMAEATADEIFEYVKSVSYPNSKAKHLVEMSKMLVEKFDGEVPSDPNALVTLPGVGRKTANVIQAVWFGKPTLAVDTHVYRVSHRLGLVPSTANTPRKVEDYLMKNIPTEEVSDAHHWILLHGRYVCKSAKPDCEHCPFDSICPKLLENSKL
- a CDS encoding DUF2461 domain-containing protein, with translation MNTKKIIHFLKGIAANNNKQWFQEHKAEYDEVKADFENGVDQIISCLATFDDEVSHLTAKDCTYRFYRDIRFSPDKSPYKRHLGAYICARGRKALRGGYYIHLQPGNCLVAVGCYWLPTNILTSCRNEIMANIDEWLKHVENEEFIDLFGRPNEGEWTDDKVSKRGFGLAALKTVPKGFPKDYEHLQYLRMKDYCCWVSVPDDFFEGDGWIEQLEHICKTGKPMMDFINNVVDDYE